In Ferviditalea candida, the genomic window GTATTTGAAGGTGGGAGCAGACAAGGCTTTTTATTTTGCTTTTTCGCTTCGTGACATCAACTGGCAGCAAGCGACGGTGTCGGGTTACTTCATTTCTTCCGGCGGTTGGGTTAGACGGACCGTTCCTCTGCCCGACGTCGTATATAACCGATTGACCAGCAGGAGAGTCGATATTTCCGATTCCACCCAAAACAAGGAAAGATTCGTCCGCAACGGGATCCCGATCTTCAACTGGAGCTATTTCAACAAATCGGATGTCTACCACCTGCTTGAAGGCGAACCCGAATCGAAGTATGTTCCCGAATCTCATGAAAATCCGCCTCCCGAGAAAATCAAAGCAATGCTGGAAAAATATCAGACCGTCTACTTGAAGCCGACTGGAGGCAGCATGGGCAAGGGGATTTTCAAACTGACCTACCAGCCTTCGAAAGGGTATTTCTGCAGATTCCGCCGTGACGGAAAGAATGTACTGCTGAGATTTAACCGATTCTCCAGACTGATCCAATTGCTCAACCGCCAGGATTTGAGAAGGTATATCGTTCAGCAAGGCATCAAGCTAATTGAAATTGACAATTGTCCGATAGATTTCCGGTTTCATATGAACAAGAACGGAGTGAATCAGTGGGTGCCTGCCGGAATCGGGGCAAAAAAAGCCGGGAGGGGGAGCGTCACCACCCATATCAAAAACGGAGGACAACTTCTGACTCCCGAATCGGTGCTCTCCAGATTTTTTGGCCAACGTGCGGATGAAGTGCTCGAAAAAACCAAAGACGTCGCCATCCGGCTCTGTGAAGCGATTGAACGGAAATATCCGTATCACCTTGGCGAACTGGGATTTGACATCGGGATCGACCGCAATGAGAACATCTGGATGTTCGAAGCCAACGCCAAGCCCGGAAGATCGATTTACAAGCATCCAATGTTGAAGACACAAGGTGCGGACACGCTTAAACACGTTTTTGAATACAGTCTGTATTTGAGCAATTTCCATGTTAAGGGGGATGCGTAATGGATCCTGAAATCACGATTCACGATTCCGGCAAACCGGTTGTCGCCATCCTCGCCACGGACGATGAGGCGAAAGCCTTTCGCGGAGTCCGAAAAAACTTCATCGACTTGATCAAAGCCGGGAAAAAAATGGATCTTCTCGTTTACGTGACCACCGCAAAGAATCTCAAGCTTCAGGAAAAAAAGACAATCGGATATTTGTACGATGCCAAAAAAAAACATTGGAATCGGCGATGGGTTCCGTTTCCCCACGTCGTTTACAACCGCATTCCCACCCGCAAGGACGAAATGAGGCCCGAGGTCCAGCACTTTATTGAAGAATGTCTCCAGCATCCCGACGTTCATATTTTCAATCCTTCATTCTTCAACAAATGGAGACTGATCGAATGGCTGAGCCTCTCGCCCGCAACCAAGGGATATATCCCCTTCACGGAGAAATTCGGAGATCAAACCGATCTGGAGTCGCTTCTTACTCATTACCGCCGGCTGTATTTGAAGCCGGAAAGAGGAAAAGCCGGAAAAGGAATTATGCGGATATCACAGAAAAAGGGCAAAACCAAAAAATATGTGCTCAGCATACAGGAGAAAAAAAGCAGCTCCAACTTCTCTTTTGCAACCGTCGCCGATCTGAAAAGCAAAATCCGAGAATATATCGGAGAACAGCCGTATATTATTCAGCAGGGA contains:
- a CDS encoding YheC/YheD family endospore coat-associated protein → MSLTTCNIHFTQRSGNSVYLSRALRTALQMENQKTATIKIGQKQTQCPIRTLKKQGKHLYIPTFVRNHLKIPRSGNCYIQSVHGDEIQLGPVIGILTSSANRTPSQPFGKISPLIHQYLKVGADKAFYFAFSLRDINWQQATVSGYFISSGGWVRRTVPLPDVVYNRLTSRRVDISDSTQNKERFVRNGIPIFNWSYFNKSDVYHLLEGEPESKYVPESHENPPPEKIKAMLEKYQTVYLKPTGGSMGKGIFKLTYQPSKGYFCRFRRDGKNVLLRFNRFSRLIQLLNRQDLRRYIVQQGIKLIEIDNCPIDFRFHMNKNGVNQWVPAGIGAKKAGRGSVTTHIKNGGQLLTPESVLSRFFGQRADEVLEKTKDVAIRLCEAIERKYPYHLGELGFDIGIDRNENIWMFEANAKPGRSIYKHPMLKTQGADTLKHVFEYSLYLSNFHVKGDA
- a CDS encoding YheC/YheD family endospore coat-associated protein, producing MDPEITIHDSGKPVVAILATDDEAKAFRGVRKNFIDLIKAGKKMDLLVYVTTAKNLKLQEKKTIGYLYDAKKKHWNRRWVPFPHVVYNRIPTRKDEMRPEVQHFIEECLQHPDVHIFNPSFFNKWRLIEWLSLSPATKGYIPFTEKFGDQTDLESLLTHYRRLYLKPERGKAGKGIMRISQKKGKTKKYVLSIQEKKSSSNFSFATVADLKSKIREYIGEQPYIIQQGIDLVHNHRRPFDLRVLVQKNLKGSWVITGIGARVAGEASITTHVPRGGSIDDPQKLLVSTFGNGAAAKKILLRVKTAVLAIAQQIERGAGHPLGEMSMDLGLDGVGNIWFFEANSKPMKFDEPHIRKKSLERFMQYCSYLAKSKTAEEK